CCCGCTTGCAGCGCGTGCCCCGTCGCACCCGCCCGCTTGCCCGGCCTGCCCCGCGCGCCTCGCGCATGTGTCTCGCCCCCGCATTGCGGCGCCCCAACAGTTGACATCGACAACCATTGATCTACAATGGTTGACATGAACAACTTCCTTTTCGACCCGGAAGGCTCCCTCGGCTTCATGACCTTCACGGCCAGCCGCCTCATGGCGGCCTTTCTGCGTCGCCGCATGGCCCTGGCGGGCATCGACCTGACCGGCGAGCAGTGGGGGGTCATGGTTTTCGTGTGGAACCGGGGCGCCATCGGGCAGGACGAACTGACCCACGCCCTGTGCATGGACAAGACGGGCATGAGCCGCCTGCTGGCCACCATGGAGGACAAGGGGCTGATTACCCGCAGCCCTTACCCGGACGACGCCCGGCGCAAGGTCGTCACCGCCACGCAGGCGGGCGATGCCCTGAAGGAACGCAGCCGCGCCGTGGCCGAGGAAGCCCTGGTCCTGCTGCTGCAGGACGTCAGCCCGCAGGACCACGCCACCTGCATGCGGGTGCTGGCCACGGTGAAGGACACCCTGCGCGGCCTTGACCGCCGATTCGCCGCCGAGCCCGCCAGCTGAGCCAAAAAGCCGGACCGACCGGCCGCGACGGACCGCCGGGCCACACCCGCAGCCCGTCCGCCACATGGAGATCCGGGCCGCAGTGCGGCCCTGCCATTCCCACCAACACGGGAGGAAGACCATGCAGAACGTCATCGAACGCACCCAACGCCTGCTGGAACTGCTGGGCCACGACGAGGAACCCTTCGGCGTGCACTACACCGACGCAAAGCCCGCAGACGGCTTTGGTCCCAAGCCCGGTGAAATCTTTACCCGCGACCGCGAGGCCGCCGGTCAGATCGACTGGCACAAGGCCTTTGCCAACGAATTTTCCTGCCTGCTCGGCAATGTCTGGCTGGCCCGCAGGAAAAAGCGGGCGGCGTGGATCAGCCACGAGGCATGCGGCTGCATGGGCGGCGGCTTTTACTCCGGCATGTACCGGCCCTATCTGGAAACCAACATCTGCTACGTGACCACCGGCATTCCCGGCACCCCCATGGAAGGCGAGCACTACCTGCCCGACCATCCGTCCATGCGCGCCTTCATGGATGACACCATGCCCCCGGAAGCCCCGGCCAAGTACTGCGTGCTCAAGCCGCTGCACCAGTTCGACGGCGGCGAGGAACCGTTGGTGGTGGCCTTCTTCGTCCGGCCAGAGGCGCTCAACGGTCTGTTTTCGCTGGCCTGCTACGCCACGGGCAACCACAACGCCGTGGCCTCGCCCTTCAGCGCGGGGTGCGGCGCCCTCATTGCCTGGCCGCTGGCCTACCAGCAGCGCGGCGAGGAACGGGCGGTGATCGGCGGGTTCGACCTTTCGGCCCGCAAGTTCATGAAGACCGACGAAATGAGCTTTGCCGCGCCCCTGCCCATGTACCGCAAGATG
Above is a window of Nitratidesulfovibrio sp. SRB-5 DNA encoding:
- a CDS encoding DUF169 domain-containing protein, with the translated sequence MQNVIERTQRLLELLGHDEEPFGVHYTDAKPADGFGPKPGEIFTRDREAAGQIDWHKAFANEFSCLLGNVWLARRKKRAAWISHEACGCMGGGFYSGMYRPYLETNICYVTTGIPGTPMEGEHYLPDHPSMRAFMDDTMPPEAPAKYCVLKPLHQFDGGEEPLVVAFFVRPEALNGLFSLACYATGNHNAVASPFSAGCGALIAWPLAYQQRGEERAVIGGFDLSARKFMKTDEMSFAAPLPMYRKMLDAMEHSALTRHTWQGVRKKVAKSMRAWGEAAAD
- a CDS encoding MarR family winged helix-turn-helix transcriptional regulator; amino-acid sequence: MNNFLFDPEGSLGFMTFTASRLMAAFLRRRMALAGIDLTGEQWGVMVFVWNRGAIGQDELTHALCMDKTGMSRLLATMEDKGLITRSPYPDDARRKVVTATQAGDALKERSRAVAEEALVLLLQDVSPQDHATCMRVLATVKDTLRGLDRRFAAEPAS